A genomic window from Lotus japonicus ecotype B-129 chromosome 1, LjGifu_v1.2 includes:
- the LOC130729894 gene encoding hydroxycinnamoyl-CoA:piscidic acid hydroxycinnamoyltransferase-like: MVKIQCSYTVTPSETKPTPPPTLSLSHCDQLKLPNHGSQIYLYTPSTTTTEPPPPLSISIHTLRTSLSKALTHYYPFAGRLHWIEAGRMELLCNSKGVHLLGATSDVPFDDFGDLADTHVAEQLAPRVDYSVPIEEVPLLVVQLTWFPCGSITLGLTLCRVLVDGTSLGRFMSFWAKLAKVESLDLSLLPFLDRTVLDSCRLNLSPRFEHPEFSPPPIWEGSSNVTTTSLYATAVFKLTRVQAGKLKKKANSNNNVRGGYTSFEVMSGHLWRCVCKVRYAGNGNQPTRLTTLVNCRNRLSPPLPDGYFGNATFPAVTQTCSFVEIMQSPVGYAAGKIRGAVHRMSDGYVRSALDYLADQKDMNLVRDRLYNSAGQNPNLYVVGWANFPFYETDFGWGKPVCLLPGSIGSDGKAFILNDVSGDGFVVAVCLQPSHVDALKKLFYEDIEPAATSKL, encoded by the coding sequence ATGGTGAAGATACAGTGTTCATACACCGTGACTCCCTCCGAGACcaaaccaacaccaccaccaacactctctctttcccactgcGATCAACTCAAACTCCCCAACCACGGTTCTCAAATTTACCTCTACactccctccaccaccaccactgaacCACCTCCACCACTCTCTATTTCAATCCACACCCTCAGAACCTCCCTCAGCAAAGCACTCACCCACTACTACCCCTTCGCCGGCCGATTACACTGGATCGAAGCTGGTCGCATGGAACTCCTCTGCAACTCCAAGGGAGTTCACCTCCTAGGAGCAACCTCCGATGTCCCTTTCGATGATTTTGGAGATTTAGCCGATACCCATGTTGCAGAACAGTTGGCGCCGAGGGTTGACTACAGTGTCCCGATTGAGGAAGTGCCATTGCTGGTTGTACAGTTAACCTGGTTCCCTTGTGGTTCCATCACGTTGGGACTTACCCTTTGTCGTGTCTTGGTTGATGGAACTTCTCTTGGCAGATTCATGAGCTTCTGGGCTAAACTGGCTAAGGTAGAGTCATTAGATTTGAGTTTGTTGCCATTTCTTGATCGAACTGTGTTGGATTCATGTAGGCTTAATTTGTCACCTCGTTTTGAACACCCTGAGTTTTCTCCACCACCCATTTGGGAAGGTAGCTCCAATGTTACAACAACATCACTTTATGCCACTGCTGTTTTCAAATTAACTAGAGTCCAAGCTGggaaactgaagaagaaagcCAATAGTAACAACAATGTGCGAGGTGGTTATACTAGTTTTGAGGTTATGAGTGGTCATTTGTGGAGGTGTGTTTGCAAGGTGAGGTATGCAGGGAATGGGAACCAGCCAACAAGGCTAACAACATTGGTCAATTGTAGGAACCGGTTGAGTCCACCTCTTCCGGATGGTTACTTCGGGAACGCGACGTTTCCTGCGGTGACACAGACTTGTTCCTTTGTTGAGATTATGCAGAGTCCTGTGGGTTATGCTGCTGGGAAAATCAGGGGAGCGGTTCACAGGATGAGTGATGGGTATGTGAGATCTGCTCTTGACTATTTAGCGGATCAAAAGGACATGAATTTGGTGAGGGACAGGCTTTACAACTCTGCTGGACAAAACCCGAATTTATATGTGGTTGGTTGGGCCAATTTTCCATTTTATGAAACGGATTTTGGGTGGGGGAAACCTGTTTGCTTGCTTCCAGGGAGCATTGGTTCTGATGGTAAGGCTTTCATTCTCAATGATGTGAGTGGGGATGGCTTTGTTGTGGCTGTTTGTTTGCAACCTTCCCATGTTGATGCTCTCAAGAAGCTGTTTTATGAGGATATTGAACCTGCTGCTACTTCCAAATTGTGA
- the LOC130732548 gene encoding GDSL esterase/lipase At1g71250-like → MGRLKYVRIPTMILSLLLCLNEMVKVNSQSSNVPALFVFGDSSVDVGNNNLLNSMAKANFFPYGIDFNNGSTGRFSNGKSLIDFIGEFLDVPSPPPFASISSVGSGILNGVNFASSSGGILDESGRHYGERYSLSHQILNFNDILNKYKTMMNASALSQYLAKAITIMVVGNNDYINNYLMPELYTTSLNYTTQEFGNLLVNNYMQNIMTLYNSGLRKFFLAGIGPLGCTPSQRARGFAPPGSCVDSVNQMVGPFNEGLKSTVDQLNKNHSDAIFVYGNSFRVLGDILINPAAYSLTIVDRACCGIGIYRGQISCLPLQFPCLLRNQYVFWDAFHPTESVVHVLAWRAHNDPPDDSYPINIKQMALL, encoded by the exons ATGGGTAGATTAAAGTATGTGAGGATTCCAACAATGATTCTTTCATTGCTACTTTGCTTGAATGAGATGGTAAAAGTGAACTCACAGTCATCCAACGTTCCAGCTTTGTTTGTTTTTGGAGATTCATCAGTTGATGTTGGCAACAATAACTTATTAAACTCTATGGCAAAGGCAAATTTCTTTCCTTATGGTATCGACTTCAACAATGGTTCAACTGGGCGTTTTTCTAATGGAAAATCTCTCATTGACTTCATTG GAGAGTTTCTGGATGTCCCTTCTCCTCCACCTTTTGCATCTATCTCCTCTGTTGGATCTGGAATACTCAATGGAGTCAATTTTGCATCATCCTCTGGTGGCATTCTTGATGAATCTGGGAGACACTAT GGTGAACGATATAGCTTGAGCCATCAAATCTTGAACTTTAATGACATATTGAATAAGTACAAAACAATGATGAATGCAAGTGCATTAAGTCAGTACTTAGCCAAGGCTATAACAATTATGGTCGTTGGAAACAATGACTACATCAACAACTATCTCATGCCGGAATTGTACACCACAAGTCTCAATTATACGACCCAAGAATTTGGCAACCTTCTTGTTAACAACTATATGCAAAATATTATG ACACTATATAACTCCGGATTAAGGAAGTTCTTCTTAGCCGGAATTGGACCACTTGGTTGCACTCCTAGTCAAAGAGCTAGGGGATTTGCCCCACCAGGAAGCTGTGTCGATTCGGTAAATCAGATGGTGGGACCATTCAATGAAGGGCTTAAATCAACAGTAGACCAATTGAACAAAAATCATTCAGATGCCATATTTGTATATGGTAACTCTTTTCGTGTACTTGGGGATATCCTAATCAACCCTGCTGCATACT CGCTTACAATTGTTGATAGAGCCTGTTGTGGAATTGGAATATATCGTGGACAAATATCATGCCTCCCTCTCCAATTTCCATGTCTACTCAGAAACCAATATGTCTTTTGGGATGCCTTCCACCCAACAGAATCAGTAGTACATGTTCTTGCTTGGAGAGCTCATAATGATCCACCCGATGATTCATATCCCATTAATATCAAGCAAATGGCCCTCCTTTAA
- the LOC130729893 gene encoding spermidine hydroxycinnamoyl transferase-like, protein MVKIQCSYTIIPYETTPTPTLSLSHCDQLKLPNHGSQLFLYTPNDSPPLFNSVHTLRTSLSKVLTLFYPFAGRLCWTHGGRFELLCNAKGAQLQGATSDVPLNDFGDLADTHVAEQLVPRIDYSVPIEEVPLLAAQVTRFSCGAITLGLAFCRASLDGTSHGGFMTTWAKLARGETLDDSSLMPFLDRTVLDSRSLHLPPRFEHPEFSPPPIWEGSSKVTTSLYATAVFKLTRAQVEKLKKKANSNNNVRGGYTSFEVMSGHLWRCVCKVRYAGNGNQPTRLTTLVNCRNRLSPPLPNGYFGNATFPTVTQTCSFDEVMQSPLSYAVGKVRGAIQRMDDEYVRSALDYLADQKDMNLFRDKFYNSAGQNPNLYVVCWTNFPFYGTDFGWEKPVCLLPGSIGSDGKAFILNDASGDGFVLAISLQLSHVDTLKKLFYEDIESAATSKL, encoded by the coding sequence atgGTGAAGATCCAGTGTTCATACACCATTATCCCCTATGAAACCACACCAACACCAACACTATCTCTTTCCCACTGTGATCAACTCAAACTCCCCAACCATGGTTCTCAACTTTTCCTCTATACTCCCAATGATTCTCCACCACTCTTCAATTCAGTTCACACCCTCAGAACCTCCCTCAGCAAAGTACTCACCCTCTTCTACCCTTTTGCCGGTCGATTGTGCTGGACTCATGGTGGCCGCTTTGAACTCCTCTGCAATGCCAAGGGAGCACAACTTCAAGGAGCAACCTCTGATGTCCCCTTGAACGATTTTGGAGATTTAGCTGACACCCATGTCGCGGAACAACTGGTACCGAGGATTGACTACAGTGTCCCAATTGAGGAGGTTCCTTTACTTGCGGCGCAGGTAACCAGGTTCTCTTGTGGTGCCATCACTTTAGGCCTTGCCTTTTGTCGTGCCTCGCTTGATGGAACCTCTCATGGGGGATTCATGACCACCTGGGCCAAATTAGCCAGAGGAGAGACTTTGGATGATTCAAGTTTGATGCCGTTTCTTGATCGAACTGTGTTAGATTCACGAAGCCTTCATTTGCCACCGCGTTTTGAACACCCTGAGTTTTCTCCACCACCCATTTGGGAAGGTAGCTCCAAGGTTACAACATCACTTTATGCCACTGCTGTTTTCAAATTAACAAGAGCACAAGTtgagaaactgaagaagaaagcCAATAGCAACAACAATGTGCGAGGTGGTTATACTAGTTTTGAGGTTATGAGTGGTCACTTGTGGAGGTGTGTTTGCAAGGTGAGGTATGCAGGGAATGGGAACCAGCCAACAAGGCTAACAACATTGGTCAATTGTAGAAACCGGTTGAGTCCACCTCTTCCAAATGGTTACTTCGGGAACGCAACGTTTCCTACGGTGACACAAACTTGTTCCTTTGATGAGGTTATGCAGAGTCCTCTGAGTTATGCTGTTGGCAAAGTCAGGGGAGCGATTCAGAGGATGGATGATGAGTATGTGAGATCTGCTCTTGACTATTTGGCGGATCAGAAGGATATGAATTTGTTTAGGGACAAGTTTTACAACTCTGCTGGACAAAACCCAAATTTGTATGTGGTGTGTTGGACCAATTTTCCATTTTATGGAACTGATTTTGGGTGGGAAAAACCTGTGTGCTTGCTTCCAGGGAGCATTGGTTCTGATGGTAAGGCTTTCATTCTCAATGATGCAAGTGGGGATGGATTTGTTCTGGCTATTTCTTTGCAACTTTCCCATGTTgatactctcaagaagctgtTTTATGAGGATATAGAGTCTGCTGCTACTTCCAAATTGTGA